A region from the Lolium perenne isolate Kyuss_39 chromosome 4, Kyuss_2.0, whole genome shotgun sequence genome encodes:
- the LOC127347523 gene encoding protein FAR1-RELATED SEQUENCE 5-like, which produces MNKHKDPLKKLYKLFPDLKDKLTAILNHPLMPSEFEDAWKALIEEYNLHDINVMINLWAERKLWISAYWKEVFCARMTSTQRSESMNFVLKRGFVTERDNLHIFAKQVNNCIQARHEAENAEANASTGTRKTVTRYGFEAQVMDKYTRAVYSVFRERQYHSTAFRIKTSQDNPNIYLVHHYNQSKEFAWSRHEFRVLADEVEGRYECECKLWEHTGLFCHHVIAVFEYLRLDEIPSKYILQRYTKDAVTNPDFNRRDYRTTTDDGTSIEYSI; this is translated from the exons ATGAACAAGCATAAGGACCCGCTGAAGAAGCTTTATAAACTATTCCCTGACTTGAAGGATAAGCTGACTGCAATTTTGAACCATCCCCTAATGCCATCTGAGTTTGAAGATGCGTGGAAGGCTTTGATTGAAGAGTACAATCTGCATGATATAAATGTCATGATTAACTTATGGGCTGAAAGGAAATTGTGGATATCAGCTTACTGGAAAGAAGTTTTCTGTGCACGCATGACTTCAACACAAAGAAGCGAGAGCATGAACTTTGTGCTGAAAAGGGGTTTTGTCACTGAACGAGACAACCTCCACATTTTTGCTAAGCAAGTTAACAACTGCATACAGGCAAGGCATGAAGCAGAGAATGCAGAGGCAAATGCATCAACG GGCACAAGGAAAACAGTCACCAGGTATGGCTTCGAGGCACAGGTGATGGATAAGTACACACGGGCAGTGTACTCAGTTTTCCGGGAGCGGCAATATCACAGCACAGCTTTCCGCATTAAGACTTCCCAGGATAATCCCAACATTTACCTTGTGCATCACTACAATCAGAGTAAAGAATTCGCTTGGTCAAGACATGAATTCAGAGTGCTAGCAGATGAAGTTGAAGGCCGCTATGAATGCGAATGTAAACTGTGGGAACATACAG GGTTGTTCTGCCACCATGTCATAGCTGTCTTTGAGTACCTACGCCTGGATGAGATACCAAGCAAGTATATACTCCAGAGATACACCAAAGATGCAGTGACAAACCCTGATTTCAACCGCAGAGACTACAGGACAACAACAGATGATGGGACTTCAATTGAATACAGCATTTAA
- the LOC127347522 gene encoding uncharacterized protein — protein sequence MKVLYTNSAASVEEWITNAEASLDSSARKIVGLDVEYDKLSGTYFNPKKAAVIQLCVGTDVLVYHICHADERSESLVEFLHGFRYIFAGFCTTEDCKVLSRSNLYVHNLNDIQEIWRDPDKKKKLQGLKDVAGAIIDPIYFEMKDGFGRAEHRMWANPPPLPPKHLEYAARDAYATYEVYQRLDLFERGFFSLFKHPEKKRGRDW from the coding sequence ATGAAGGTTTTGTACACGAATTCAGCAGCTAGTGTTGAGGAGTGGATCACCAATGCTGAAGCTTCCCTCGATTCTTCTGCTAGGAAGATTGTTGGTCTTGATGTTGAGTATGACAAACTCAGTGGTACCTATTTCAATCCGAAGAAAGCTGCTGTGATCCAGCTATGTGTTGGCACCGATGTTCTTGTGTACCACATATGCCATGCTGATGAGAGGAGTGAAAGTTTGGTTGAGTTTCTTCATGGCTTTAGGTACATTTTTGCTGGTTTTTGCACCACAGAAGACTGCAAAGTTCTCTCACGTTCAAATCTCTATGTTCATAATCTAAACGATATCCAGGAAATATGGAGAGATCCGGACAAAAAGAAGAAACTTCAAGGCCTGAAGGATGTtgctggagctattatagatccaatatattttgagatgaaggatggtTTTGGAAGGGCAGAGCACAGGATGTGGGCTAATCCGCCGCCTCTACCGCCTAAGCATTTGGAATATGCTGCACGGGATGCATATGCAACGTACGAGGTTTATCAAAGGCTGGATTTGTTTGAGAGGGGCTTCTTCTCCTTATTCAAACATCCCGAGAAGAAGCGTGGCAGGGATTGGTGA
- the LOC127347521 gene encoding uncharacterized protein, protein MKVLYTNAAASVEEWITNAEASLDSSTRKIVGLDVEYDKLSGTYFNPKKAVVIQLCVGTDVLVYHICHADERSEKLYDFFHGYRYTFAGFCVAEDRTILSRSKYYVHNVKDIQAIWRDPDNRKRTQGLKDVAGAIIDPIYFEMKDGFGRAEHRMWADPPPLPPKHLEYVARDAYATYEVFRRLDVFERGFFSLFKHPEKKRGRDW, encoded by the coding sequence ATGAAGGTTTTGTACACAAATGCAGCAGCTAGTGTTGAGGAGTGGATCACCAATGCTGAAGCTTCCCTAGATTCTTCTACTAGGAAGATTGTTGGTCTTGATGTTGAGTATGATAAACTCAGTGGAACCTATTTCAATCCGAAGAAAGCTGTTGTTATCCAGCTATGTGTTGGCACTGATGTTCTTGTGTACCACATATGCCATGCTGATGAGAGGAGTGAAAAGTTGTATGATTTCTTTCATGGCTATAGGTACACTTTTGCTGGGTTTTGCGTCGCAGAAGACCGCACCATTCTGTCACGTTCAAAGTACTATGTTCATAATGTGAAGGATATCCAGGCAATATGGAGAGATCCGGACAACAGGAAGAGAACTCAAGGTCTGAAGGATGTtgctggagctattatagatccaatctattttgagatgaaggatggtTTTGGAAGGGCAGAGCACAGGATGTGGGCTGATCCGCCGCCTCTACCGCCTAAGCATTTGGAATATGTTGCACGGGATGCATATGCCACGTATGAGGTTTTTCGGAGGCTGGATGTGTTTGAGAGGGGCTTCTTCTCCTTATTCAAACATCCCGAGAAGAAGCGTGGCAGGGATTGGTGA